In one Ochotona princeps isolate mOchPri1 chromosome 16, mOchPri1.hap1, whole genome shotgun sequence genomic region, the following are encoded:
- the MLKL gene encoding mixed lineage kinase domain-like protein, producing the protein MDKLGQIISLGQFVYQQCEDMKFCRRQCQRLGSRVHSLLQPLQMLQAQGKQISSTEVTTALDRFQAILEKAKGQIEEFRQKSSIYRFFTAGQDKILFREVNEQLRDVWEALSLVLQVDQWMLVSGGSQGAYWQREDEQDAEEDWRVIQRRRMDNEDVMASLRRLEINIKEIKETLRQYSRRPTTPVTPPEPIKEIPKVQLCASPWSLLREDGFSTLYKGEYHRSPVTIKVFNKPQAIPGLVRHTFNNEIRTMRKFDSPNILRIFGICIDETVTPPQFSIIMEHCELGTLRELLDKEKDLTFGVRFILALEAAKGLYRLHHTEAPELHRNISSRSFLVTKGYQVKLAGFELSKTQTSISREMKGNKTDRVSAAAYISPQCLDNVFRKYDIKAEIYSFGIVLWEIATGRIPFEGCDSKTIYQLVVVQRQQEPLGEDCLPVLQEVIGQCRAYEPAERPSMQEIIEKLSTFTSSCTET; encoded by the exons ATGGATAAATTGGGGCAGATCATCTCCTTAGGACAGTTCGTCTACCAACAATGTGAAGACATGAAATTCTGCCGCAGACAGTGCCAGCGCCTCGGGAGCCGCGTGCACAGCCTGCTGCAGCCGCTGCAGATGCTTCAGGCCCAAGGGAAGCAGATCTCGTCCACTGAGGTCACGACTGCCCTGGACCGCTTCCAGGCCATCCTGgagaaagccaagggccagaTAGAGGAATTCCGCCAGAAATCCAGCATTTACAGGTTTTTCACCGCAGGCCAGGACAAAATTCTTTTCAGGGAAGTGAACGAGCAGCTGAGGGATGTTTGGGAGGCACTCTCACTGGTGCTTCAGGTTGACCAATGGATGCTGGTGTCTGGGGGTAGCCAAGGAGCATACTGGCAGCGGGAAGATGAGCAGGATGCAGAGGAAGACTGGCGAGTGATCCAAAGGCGGAGAATGG ACAATGAAGATGTGATGGCTTCACTGAGGCGGTTGGAAATCAACATAAAAGAGATCAAGGAAACTTTAAGACAGT ACTCAAGGAGACCGACAACGCCAGTGACGCCCCCAGAACCAATCAAGGAGATTCCGAAGGTGCAGCTTTGCGCCTCCCCATGGAGCCTGCTGAGGGAGGATGGATTCAGCACACTGTACAAAGGAGAGTATCACAGATCCCCGGTGACCATCAAAGTCTTCAACAAACCCCAGGCCATCCCTGG ATTAGTGAGACATACGTTCAATAATGAAATCAGAACCATGAGGAAGTTTGATTCTCCCAACATCCTGCGGATCTTTGGGATTTGCATTGATGAAACAG TGACTCCTCCTCAGTTCTCCATCATCATGGAGCACTGTGAGCTCGGGACCCTGAGGGAGCTATTGGATAAAGAAAAGGACCTGACGTTTGGCGTGCGCTTCATCCTGGCCCTGGAGGCAGCCAAAGGCTTGTACAG GCTACACCATACAGAAGCACCTGAACTCCACAGAAATATCAGCAGCAGGAGCTTTCTGGTAACCAAAGGCTACCAAGTGAAG CTCGCAGGATTTGAACTGAGCAAAACCCAGACTTCCATCAGTCGGGAAATGAAGGGGAATAAAACAGACCGAGTGAGTGCTGCAGCGTACATCTCGCCTCAGTGCCTGGACAACGTTTTTCGTAAATATGACATAAAAGCTGAAATATACAG ctTTGGAATCGTCCTGTGGGAAATCGCCACTGGGAGGATCCCATTTGAAG GCTGTGATTCTAAGACTATCTACCAGCTGGTGGTTGTGCAACGGCAGCAGGAGCCGCTGGGAGAAGACTGCCTCCCGGTGCTGCAGGAGGTGATTGGGCAGTGCCGGGCCTACGAGCCGGCAGAACGGCCCTCCATGCAGG AAATCATAGAGAAACTGTCTACCTTCACTAGCTCATGTACTGAAACCTGA